The Dryobates pubescens isolate bDryPub1 chromosome 6, bDryPub1.pri, whole genome shotgun sequence genomic interval GGACTAGCTATACCCCTGCATGGGCCTACAGTCACTCATGGAACTCTGCCACTGATGTCGTTTTCAGAGGCTCTAAGTGTCCTGAGTATGCAGTTGCATTTAAGGTAGGAATTGGAGGCATTGATGCGCTAAACGTAATCTGTACTGGTGGAATGGTGACAAAGTCAGTATTCTTGCTCCAGCTCTATGCAGCATAAAGGTCTAGTTTCAAGAAGAATTTATATAGATTTACTGTGTGGCCGTTCAAATCTTTCTGCTAGTTGTCTGTATTTTAGATGCTAGAAACATGGTGGTCTTAGAGGTCACcatcatgattctgtgaaagtgagTTAAAAAGCTTAAAATTCATGATTCTGAAGGAAGGCATGATCAGTTCTTTATAGGAAGAATAATTTGTGATACAGTTTATGCTGTGTTGTAATACTGTTCTCGTTGTTTCTTGCAGGATAGAAACAAAATAATGAAATCAAATTTAAACAACTCtttcaaaatgaaatgcaattttCCTTGTGCGTCTCTTCATGCTGGGTGTGCACCACTGAAGTCTGCTGTGGAGAACACAAGATTGGAAGAATCCTGCCACTTGAATTATGAGGAAGGCTTTTGTAAAAGCTGCACTGAAGAGCATCAGAAAGTACTCCCTAATGACTCATACCATGTAGCCAAAGGAATTCTAGATCTTGAGGATGAAAGAAGACCTGTAcataacaaagaaaacaaacaaataaaccagagACTGGATGAAGGTATCTATGAAatggaggcactggaacacagTAAATTTAATGAGGACAGTGGTTATTCCTCTATGTTAAGCAATCAATATGCTGATCCAGTAGACCATGATGATAGTATACCTTTGGCTGGGAATATCTGTGGCACACCAAAGCAATGTCTCATGAAGAACCAAAACCaaattcagttttcaaaaaagACTTTGTTGCCAGTAATCCATTATGAAGAGATGATTTGCTCAACTTTGAAAAAAAGTGgtaaaaaaaatctgaagtcTTGGGCTGCAGTAGAGAAAATTGTTTTCAGAGGAAAGGTTGAACTTTGTAATCTAATTGGAAAGAAAATGGGACTAGACAGAATAGACATTCTTGCTGAACTCTTCCAAAAGAACCTGAAGCATGTACTAGCAAATATTTTAAGGCATCTTGGTGAGATGGATTTAATAAAGTAAGTATTTTGATCTCATTTTATTaggaaagttaaaaaaaacactTAATGTCTTAAGAATGTTCTAGATATGGAGCCTATGACATTTAATCACTGGTTAACATCATGTATTGATATACTAAAACACAAAGTGTTAATGTTTCCTTGGAAGGCAATTAAATATCAGGACTGTGAACATAATCTCATACtacacatgaaagaaaaagattgCATTAGTTCTTCACACTATGAAATAAACAGTTTTTCCCTTTCCTAGGAGGTAACTGATATGTTTTTATTGTCATTGCAGTTTTGCCAAAGTCAGCACAACGTGGCAGAAGATTCTGCAAGAAGATAAATGGATTTTCCAAAAGTATAGTAAAG includes:
- the FBXO5 gene encoding F-box only protein 5; the protein is MKSNLNNSFKMKCNFPCASLHAGCAPLKSAVENTRLEESCHLNYEEGFCKSCTEEHQKVLPNDSYHVAKGILDLEDERRPVHNKENKQINQRLDEGIYEMEALEHSKFNEDSGYSSMLSNQYADPVDHDDSIPLAGNICGTPKQCLMKNQNQIQFSKKTLLPVIHYEEMICSTLKKSGKKNLKSWAAVEKIVFRGKVELCNLIGKKMGLDRIDILAELFQKNLKHVLANILRHLGEMDLINFAKVSTTWQKILQEDKWIFQKYSKAVKSYSNATETSENAATREFVLYRAALASIQKAIPPVNLNKKGTRSKASKNHSRLMEFSEAAKTLKNTESLKICHQCGSPAKYDSYLQRATCNRESCGFDFCTKCMCNYHNSSDCMSSKPVKSNSKLGPLPGTKRSKKNLRRL